A genome region from Rhodothermus sp. includes the following:
- a CDS encoding glycosyltransferase yields MSRVDVCFALVGSIPHNSRALRQLRALVDMGLRIEAIGVAPPAPLPADLRDAVHYRTLPPPTATGPRFFWQVHRQLRAAVVSCIARIYHASDLYVLPALAAAARRHGGRLVFDVRERYPYVAGTAGRPVRQHFWKLVERHYIHRADLVLTVSDGIANHLVQDYNITPPLILYNAPAIPASVSPALSLRRRLQLSDRAVLFLYQGQLRPDRGCLLPLEVLSDVPAAVLVYLGDGPLAPAIRERAAALEVADRVYLLPPVLPDELLAVTASADIGLVLLEDTCLNHRLALPNKLFEYLAAGVPVLVSDLPELRRVVETYGVGYVVDTHNREALTAAMRRLAEDASLRRRLAARTRVAFAAHSWTRLVSRFQEAYRNLLCDM; encoded by the coding sequence ATGTCGCGCGTTGATGTCTGCTTTGCGCTGGTCGGATCGATTCCCCACAACAGCCGGGCGTTGCGGCAGCTTCGGGCGCTTGTAGATATGGGGCTTCGGATCGAGGCTATTGGCGTTGCGCCGCCGGCCCCCCTGCCAGCCGACCTGCGTGATGCAGTCCATTACCGGACACTCCCCCCTCCAACAGCAACCGGACCGCGGTTCTTCTGGCAGGTGCATCGGCAGCTCAGGGCCGCTGTCGTGTCCTGCATCGCCCGGATCTACCATGCCAGTGATCTGTACGTACTGCCGGCCCTGGCGGCAGCTGCCCGACGTCATGGCGGACGGCTGGTATTCGATGTGCGGGAGCGGTATCCATATGTGGCCGGCACGGCGGGCCGCCCTGTGCGCCAGCACTTCTGGAAACTGGTAGAACGCCATTACATCCACCGTGCCGATCTGGTACTGACGGTCAGCGACGGCATTGCCAATCACCTGGTACAGGACTACAACATCACGCCCCCGCTGATCCTGTACAATGCTCCGGCAATACCCGCCAGCGTTTCACCGGCCCTTTCCCTGCGACGACGTTTGCAGCTTTCTGATCGTGCTGTACTGTTTCTTTATCAGGGACAGCTGCGGCCGGACCGGGGATGCCTGCTTCCGTTGGAAGTGCTATCCGACGTGCCTGCGGCTGTGCTGGTCTATCTGGGTGACGGACCGCTGGCGCCGGCCATCCGGGAACGTGCCGCAGCGCTGGAGGTGGCCGACCGCGTATATCTACTCCCTCCTGTATTGCCCGACGAATTGCTGGCTGTCACAGCCTCGGCCGATATCGGACTTGTATTGCTCGAAGACACCTGTCTGAATCACCGGCTGGCGCTGCCCAACAAGCTCTTCGAGTACCTGGCAGCCGGCGTGCCTGTCCTGGTCAGCGATCTGCCTGAGCTTCGTCGCGTAGTGGAAACCTATGGGGTAGGCTATGTCGTTGATACTCACAATCGCGAAGCGCTTACAGCCGCTATGCGACGGCTTGCTGAAGATGCTTCCCTGAGGCGTCGACTGGCGGCGCGCACGCGTGTAGCCTTTGCAGCACATAGCTGGACCCGCCTGGTTTCCCGTTTTCAAGAAGCTTACCGGAATCTGTTATGCGATATGTAA
- a CDS encoding thioredoxin fold domain-containing protein encodes MRYVILSGWLSLIVLLSQTVQAQSSLFDPSITAPIGWVRVEEAMAAAANSGKKVLIDISAPWCPWCRRMQKEVYADSTVAAYLKAHFEYARLNGEDTERKLTFRGYELTEAELAQALGLSGYPTTVFLEPDGTYITRVPGFVPTETFLQILRFIGSEAYRTQSFEEFMQQQR; translated from the coding sequence ATGCGATATGTAATACTCTCTGGTTGGCTGAGTCTGATCGTCCTCCTTTCACAGACGGTTCAGGCCCAATCCTCGCTATTTGACCCCTCGATCACGGCTCCGATTGGATGGGTGCGGGTGGAAGAAGCCATGGCCGCAGCAGCCAACAGCGGCAAAAAGGTGCTGATCGATATTTCAGCGCCCTGGTGTCCCTGGTGCCGTCGCATGCAAAAAGAAGTCTACGCCGATTCAACGGTAGCGGCCTACCTGAAGGCGCATTTTGAATATGCCCGGCTCAATGGCGAAGATACCGAACGTAAGCTTACTTTCCGTGGCTATGAACTGACCGAGGCCGAGCTGGCCCAGGCGCTGGGGCTTTCAGGCTATCCGACCACCGTCTTCCTGGAACCGGACGGCACCTACATCACACGCGTGCCTGGCTTTGTGCCCACCGAGACGTTTCTGCAGATTCTACGCTTCATTGGCTCAGAAGCCTATCGCACGCAGAGCTTCGAGGAATTCATGCAACAACAGCGCTGA
- a CDS encoding bifunctional sulfate adenylyltransferase/adenylylsulfate kinase: MPTTTLIEPHGGVLCELIVPEEERQTLKEKALTLPSITLTPRQLCDLELLLNGGFSPLRGFMNRADYNRVVEEMRLQSGILWPIPITLDVSEAVARTLNPGDEVALRDPTGLLLAVMQVEDVWQPDKEREARLVFGTTSTEHPAVAYLMHEAGDYYVGGTLSGVQLPVHYDFKALRHTPAQLRAEFERRGWERIVAFQTRNPMHRAHKELTDRAAEEVGGHLLIHPVVGMTKPGDIDYYTRVRCYRKLLKYYPEGRAMLSLLPLAMRMGGPREAIWHAIIRKNYGCTHLIIGRDHAGPGKDSSGKPFYGPYDAQELVQQYQDELGIGVVPFKLMVYVPELDTYKPIDEVKEGERTLSISGTELRRRLAAGEDIPEWFSYPEVVAELRRTHPPRHQQGFTVFFTGLSGSGKSTIANALMTRLLELTGRPVTLLDGDVVRTHLSKGLGFSREDRSTNVRRIGYVASEITKHRGIAICAPIAPYEADRQYNRQLISSVGGYIEVFVDTPLEVCEQRDVKGLYAKARAGLIKGFTGIDDPYEPPSNPEVVCRTTEETVEQCVEKILDYLYQQGYLKKEANNA; this comes from the coding sequence ATGCCTACTACCACACTCATTGAGCCACACGGCGGGGTCCTCTGCGAGCTGATCGTTCCCGAAGAGGAACGCCAGACGCTCAAGGAAAAAGCGCTGACGTTGCCTTCGATTACGCTTACACCCCGACAGCTCTGCGACCTTGAGCTGCTACTGAACGGAGGCTTTTCGCCGCTGCGCGGCTTTATGAATCGGGCCGACTACAACCGGGTCGTCGAGGAGATGCGCCTGCAAAGCGGTATCCTCTGGCCCATCCCGATTACGCTGGACGTTTCGGAAGCAGTGGCTCGTACGCTGAACCCCGGCGACGAAGTGGCGCTGCGAGATCCGACCGGCCTGCTACTGGCTGTGATGCAGGTCGAGGACGTGTGGCAACCCGACAAGGAGCGAGAGGCCCGTCTGGTCTTTGGCACCACGAGTACGGAACATCCGGCGGTGGCGTACCTGATGCATGAGGCTGGCGATTACTACGTAGGCGGTACGCTCAGCGGTGTCCAGCTCCCGGTACATTACGATTTCAAAGCGTTGCGCCATACACCGGCCCAGCTACGGGCCGAGTTTGAACGACGAGGATGGGAGCGGATCGTAGCGTTTCAGACGCGCAATCCCATGCACCGGGCCCACAAGGAGCTGACCGACCGTGCTGCTGAGGAAGTCGGTGGCCATCTGCTCATCCATCCAGTGGTGGGCATGACAAAACCTGGCGACATTGATTACTACACGCGGGTGCGATGCTACCGGAAACTGCTCAAGTACTATCCCGAAGGCCGGGCTATGCTGAGCCTACTGCCGCTGGCCATGCGGATGGGCGGGCCTCGCGAGGCGATCTGGCATGCCATTATCCGTAAAAACTACGGCTGCACCCACCTGATCATCGGTCGTGACCATGCCGGACCAGGCAAAGATTCCAGCGGCAAACCGTTTTATGGCCCCTACGACGCCCAGGAGCTGGTTCAGCAGTACCAGGACGAACTGGGCATCGGTGTGGTCCCCTTCAAGCTGATGGTGTATGTGCCAGAGCTGGACACCTATAAACCGATCGACGAGGTCAAGGAAGGCGAGCGGACACTGAGCATCTCCGGCACCGAGCTACGACGGCGCCTGGCCGCAGGTGAGGATATTCCCGAATGGTTTTCTTACCCGGAGGTCGTGGCCGAGTTGCGTCGCACGCATCCGCCGCGCCATCAACAGGGCTTCACCGTCTTCTTTACAGGCCTGTCCGGCTCGGGGAAGTCAACCATTGCCAACGCGCTGATGACGCGCCTGTTAGAGCTGACCGGACGGCCGGTTACGCTCCTTGACGGGGATGTGGTGCGTACGCATCTGAGCAAAGGATTGGGCTTCTCCCGTGAAGATCGCTCCACCAACGTGCGACGCATTGGCTACGTGGCCAGCGAGATCACCAAACACCGAGGCATTGCAATCTGTGCACCAATTGCTCCTTACGAAGCAGACCGGCAGTACAACCGCCAGCTCATCAGTAGTGTCGGCGGTTATATCGAAGTTTTTGTCGATACACCGCTCGAAGTATGCGAGCAGCGCGACGTCAAGGGACTCTACGCTAAAGCACGCGCCGGCCTTATTAAGGGCTTTACAGGCATCGACGATCCCTACGAGCCCCCCTCAAACCCGGAAGTCGTCTGTCGTACGACAGAAGAGACGGTCGAGCAGTGCGTTGAGAAAATTCTCGATTATCTCTATCAGCAAGGCTACCTGAAGAAGGAAGCGAATAACGCTTGA
- a CDS encoding SLC13 family permease, which yields MEALGWQAWVTLAAIVVMVVALVREMARPDLIFLGTLGGLLLTGVLTPQEAFAGFSNPAVLTIAALFVVAAGLQRTEALAFVDRLLFPRHAAIGLAVLRLMAPVSALSAFLNNTPIVAMLMPRVQQWAARHNVAPSKLLLPLSYAAIVGGMITLIGTSTNLVISGLMIQAGLPGLRMFDLLWVGLPVTVTVILFFALVGHRLLPDRRCDQGSFEEGLRDCLFELRVTPGGHLEGKTVEEAGLRALGEAYLVHIRRGGRVIPAAPEQTLQGGDLLTFVGSARMIERLLERTGLERALPAVEEDPTQALPLFEAVVAPSSNLVGKTLREVQFREQYGGVVLGIQRQGQRIVGSLGRIPIEAGDLLLIEARDGFDRRWNARRDEFYLVAPRSPERPRPRPRHAPVALAIFVGMVLLAGLGWMPLVTAAFAAALGMVLTRCLSGNEARQALDLQVLVVIAAALGIGQAVSHSGLATALGHGLVTLTAELGPMAALAMLYLATMTLTELFTNNAAAALMLPVALAVATELGLEPRAFAITVAVAASASFLTPIGYQTNLMVMSAGGYRFHDYLRAGAPVAALVFIVGLTMISLIWL from the coding sequence ATGGAAGCGCTGGGATGGCAGGCCTGGGTTACGCTGGCAGCCATCGTTGTCATGGTGGTGGCGCTGGTGCGAGAAATGGCGCGCCCGGACCTGATCTTTCTGGGTACGCTGGGGGGGTTGTTGCTTACTGGTGTCCTGACGCCGCAGGAGGCGTTCGCAGGTTTTTCGAATCCGGCGGTGCTGACGATCGCTGCGCTGTTTGTGGTAGCGGCCGGACTGCAGCGCACCGAGGCGCTGGCATTTGTCGATCGTTTGCTCTTTCCCCGCCATGCGGCGATCGGCCTGGCTGTCTTGCGGTTAATGGCGCCGGTTTCGGCTCTTTCCGCCTTTTTGAACAACACGCCTATTGTGGCTATGCTGATGCCGCGCGTACAACAATGGGCCGCGCGGCACAATGTGGCGCCTTCCAAGCTGCTTCTCCCGCTATCGTATGCGGCCATCGTAGGCGGGATGATCACGCTGATCGGCACCTCTACAAACCTGGTCATTTCGGGCCTGATGATCCAGGCCGGGTTGCCAGGCCTGCGTATGTTTGATCTGCTCTGGGTGGGGTTGCCCGTAACCGTGACGGTCATCTTGTTTTTTGCGCTGGTAGGGCATCGGCTGCTGCCAGATCGTCGGTGTGATCAGGGAAGCTTTGAGGAAGGATTGCGAGATTGCCTGTTCGAGTTGCGGGTGACGCCTGGAGGTCATCTGGAAGGCAAGACGGTAGAAGAGGCCGGTCTGCGGGCGCTGGGCGAGGCCTATCTGGTACACATTCGGCGGGGCGGACGGGTTATTCCTGCCGCACCGGAGCAGACGCTCCAGGGAGGGGATCTCCTGACGTTTGTGGGATCGGCTCGGATGATCGAACGGCTGCTGGAGCGCACAGGGCTGGAGCGTGCGCTGCCCGCCGTCGAGGAAGATCCCACCCAGGCGCTTCCGCTGTTTGAGGCCGTGGTGGCACCTTCATCGAACCTGGTAGGCAAGACGCTTCGGGAGGTGCAATTCCGGGAGCAGTACGGTGGCGTAGTGCTGGGCATTCAGCGGCAGGGACAGCGCATTGTGGGTTCGCTGGGGCGCATTCCTATCGAGGCCGGTGATCTGCTCCTGATTGAAGCCCGCGACGGATTTGACCGGCGCTGGAATGCCCGACGCGATGAGTTTTATCTGGTTGCACCACGAAGCCCCGAGCGACCCCGGCCACGCCCTCGCCATGCACCGGTCGCCCTGGCGATCTTTGTGGGGATGGTCCTGCTGGCCGGGCTGGGATGGATGCCGCTGGTGACGGCTGCCTTTGCAGCGGCTCTCGGAATGGTGCTGACGCGTTGCCTCTCAGGCAATGAAGCACGGCAGGCCCTCGACCTGCAGGTGCTGGTGGTAATTGCGGCGGCTCTGGGTATCGGCCAGGCCGTCAGCCACTCTGGACTGGCGACTGCCCTGGGGCATGGACTGGTAACGCTGACAGCCGAGCTGGGACCGATGGCGGCTCTGGCAATGCTCTACCTGGCCACCATGACCCTGACCGAACTGTTTACCAACAACGCGGCCGCCGCTCTCATGCTGCCGGTGGCGCTGGCGGTGGCTACCGAACTGGGCCTGGAACCTCGCGCCTTTGCCATCACAGTGGCTGTGGCCGCCTCGGCCAGCTTCCTGACGCCTATTGGCTACCAGACCAACCTGATGGTTATGTCGGCCGGAGGCTATCGCTTCCATGACTACCTGAGAGCAGGTGCCCCGGTCGCTGCGCTGGTTTTCATCGTTGGTCTGACCATGATTTCGTTGATCTGGCTGTAA
- a CDS encoding SDR family oxidoreductase, which produces MNRPPRTLITGGAGFIGSHLCERFLAEGHEVICMDNFITGSPDNIAHLIGHERFHFIHHDVTNFIYVEGPLDYVLHFASPASPADYLKYPIQTLKVGALGTHKALGLAKAKGARFLLASTSEVYGDPLVHPQPEDYWGNVNPVGLRGVYDEAKRFAEAITMAYHRYHGVEVRIVRIFNTYGPRMRLDDGRALPTFMTQALKGEPLTVYGDGSQTRSFQYIDDLVEGIYRLLMSNYVGPVNIGNPEEISILEFAREIIELTGSKSEIIFKPLPADDPKVRQPDISLARRVLGWEPKVSRREGLRRTLEYFKQRLGLTGS; this is translated from the coding sequence ATGAATCGTCCACCGCGTACGCTCATAACGGGGGGAGCCGGATTCATCGGATCGCATCTATGCGAGCGATTCCTGGCCGAAGGCCATGAAGTGATCTGCATGGATAACTTTATTACGGGCTCTCCGGATAATATTGCGCATCTGATCGGCCACGAGCGGTTCCATTTCATCCATCATGATGTCACCAACTTCATCTACGTGGAGGGACCGCTCGACTATGTGCTGCACTTTGCCAGTCCGGCTTCTCCGGCCGACTATCTGAAGTATCCGATCCAGACGCTTAAAGTAGGAGCGCTGGGAACACACAAGGCCCTGGGATTGGCCAAGGCCAAAGGCGCCCGCTTTCTGCTGGCCTCGACCAGCGAGGTGTATGGCGATCCGCTGGTGCATCCGCAGCCTGAGGACTACTGGGGCAACGTGAATCCAGTCGGGTTACGGGGCGTCTACGATGAAGCCAAGCGGTTTGCCGAGGCCATCACGATGGCCTATCATCGCTACCACGGCGTCGAGGTGCGCATCGTTCGGATCTTTAACACCTACGGCCCTCGGATGCGGCTCGACGATGGGCGAGCGCTGCCAACGTTCATGACGCAGGCGCTCAAAGGCGAGCCGCTTACGGTTTATGGTGATGGCAGCCAGACCCGCTCGTTCCAGTACATCGACGATCTGGTCGAGGGCATCTATCGCCTCCTGATGAGTAATTACGTTGGGCCCGTCAATATCGGGAACCCCGAAGAGATCTCCATTCTGGAATTCGCCAGAGAAATCATTGAGCTGACCGGCAGCAAAAGTGAGATCATCTTCAAGCCGTTGCCGGCCGACGATCCGAAGGTGCGGCAGCCCGACATCTCCCTGGCCCGTCGGGTGCTGGGCTGGGAACCAAAAGTGAGTCGGCGGGAAGGATTGCGGCGTACGCTGGAATATTTCAAGCAGCGGCTGGGATTGACCGGCAGCTAA
- a CDS encoding UDP-glucose/GDP-mannose dehydrogenase family protein, with product MKLAIVGTGYVGLVTGTCFAEMGNEVICVDIDAQKIDRLNRGELPIFEPGLEIYYERNRREGRLHFTTSLEAALPESEVIFLALPTPPDNDGSADLSYVLGVAEQIARWMAAHPETGYKIIVNKSTVPVGTADRVREIFEAHGLKAEEQFDVVSNPEFLREGVAVDDFMKPERVIIGTRSPRAAEIMTQLYEPFVRQGNPILVMDERSSEMTKYAANAFLATKITFMNEIANVCERVGANVDEVRRGIGLDSRIGKQFLYAGIGFGGSCFPKDVKALARTAEAYGYEFQILKAVLEVNERQRQLLAERVYARFNGQLEGRRLAIWGLAFKANTDDVREAPAHVIIRKLLAYGADLVVFDPEAMENTRAVFGEAIQYAPGMYEALEGAEALIICTEWNEFRRPDFQRMRDRLARPLIFDGRNLYHPKRMAEMGFEYYSIGRPHYPPHANPERALLATSTTDGKEGA from the coding sequence ATGAAGCTGGCCATTGTTGGGACAGGATACGTTGGCCTGGTAACGGGCACCTGCTTTGCCGAGATGGGCAATGAAGTGATCTGCGTGGACATTGACGCGCAGAAAATTGATCGGTTGAACCGGGGAGAACTGCCGATCTTTGAGCCTGGTCTGGAAATTTACTATGAGCGAAACCGACGAGAAGGGCGGTTGCACTTTACCACGTCGCTGGAAGCGGCTTTACCTGAAAGCGAAGTGATCTTTCTGGCATTGCCCACGCCACCTGACAATGATGGTTCGGCTGATCTTTCTTACGTGCTGGGGGTTGCGGAACAGATTGCTCGGTGGATGGCAGCGCATCCGGAGACCGGCTACAAGATCATTGTCAACAAGAGCACAGTACCTGTCGGGACGGCCGATCGTGTGCGGGAAATTTTCGAAGCCCATGGCCTGAAGGCCGAGGAGCAGTTCGATGTGGTCTCCAATCCTGAATTTCTCCGGGAGGGAGTGGCTGTCGATGATTTTATGAAGCCCGAGCGTGTGATCATCGGCACGCGGAGTCCGCGCGCGGCCGAGATCATGACGCAACTCTACGAGCCGTTCGTACGCCAGGGCAATCCCATTCTGGTCATGGATGAACGCAGTTCGGAAATGACCAAGTATGCCGCCAATGCTTTCCTGGCCACAAAGATTACGTTTATGAACGAAATTGCCAATGTGTGCGAACGTGTCGGGGCTAACGTCGATGAGGTGCGGCGTGGAATTGGACTCGACAGCCGGATTGGCAAGCAATTCCTGTATGCAGGCATTGGCTTTGGCGGCAGCTGCTTTCCTAAGGATGTCAAAGCGCTGGCCCGCACGGCTGAGGCATACGGCTATGAATTTCAGATTCTGAAGGCGGTGCTTGAGGTCAACGAACGTCAGCGGCAGTTGCTGGCCGAACGCGTCTATGCCCGCTTTAACGGACAGCTTGAAGGTCGGCGGCTGGCCATCTGGGGACTGGCCTTTAAGGCCAATACCGACGATGTACGCGAAGCGCCGGCGCATGTTATCATTCGCAAGCTGCTGGCGTACGGCGCTGACCTTGTGGTCTTTGATCCGGAAGCCATGGAAAATACGCGGGCTGTCTTTGGTGAAGCGATTCAATATGCTCCGGGTATGTATGAGGCGCTTGAGGGGGCCGAGGCATTGATCATCTGCACGGAATGGAACGAATTCCGCCGTCCGGACTTCCAGCGCATGCGGGATCGACTGGCGCGGCCGCTGATCTTTGATGGCCGTAATCTGTATCATCCGAAGCGCATGGCCGAGATGGGTTTTGAATATTACTCGATCGGCCGGCCACACTATCCACCGCATGCCAATCCTGAACGCGCGCTTCTGGCCACCAGCACCACCGATGGAAAGGAAGGCGCATGA
- a CDS encoding tetratricopeptide repeat protein has protein sequence MKQRAHWFARNEQAEALEKAGRKAEAQALYEANAREGCDLSFTYERLGTLYAEQGKLEQALEAFEQARRIEQQRGPSARLIRLIRQIEALQRRLQQQTSRQSTRSLRSRATVERDSQLPRVTAITKQRKGCLGVVLLGLLGISGLFGGLLS, from the coding sequence ATGAAACAGCGTGCGCACTGGTTTGCCCGCAATGAACAGGCTGAGGCGCTGGAAAAGGCTGGCCGTAAGGCTGAGGCCCAGGCGCTTTATGAAGCCAACGCCCGTGAAGGCTGTGATCTGAGCTTTACCTACGAGCGGTTGGGCACACTCTACGCAGAACAGGGCAAACTGGAGCAGGCACTGGAGGCATTTGAGCAGGCCCGACGGATTGAGCAGCAGCGAGGACCCAGCGCGCGGCTGATCCGGTTGATCCGACAGATCGAAGCGTTACAACGGCGCCTGCAGCAACAGACATCCAGGCAAAGCACCCGTTCGTTGCGCTCTCGGGCAACCGTTGAACGCGATAGCCAATTGCCGCGTGTAACTGCCATCACGAAGCAACGTAAAGGATGTCTGGGGGTAGTGTTGTTGGGCCTGCTGGGGATAAGCGGATTGTTCGGAGGGTTGCTGTCATAG
- a CDS encoding mannose-1-phosphate guanylyltransferase, with product MLHAVIMAGGIGSRFWPKSRIDHPKQFLKVFGEATLLQNTVARLQGLIPLEQCHIVTHQRYVEKTREQLPTLPSENILAEPIGRNTAPCITYAAIRLLAQDPDALMVVLPADHVIRNVRAFHETLRVAIEKAQEPGTLVTIGIKPTYPATGYGYIQFEGSAEHLFEELRPYRVRTFAEKPDLATAERFLDSGDFLWNSGMFIWRADAILAEVQRYLPDLYEAFAPLQQAIGTPDEPRLVEQAYQTCPSISIDYGVMERSQNAWVVPGNFEWSDVGDWRAVYDLSPKDQLGNALKGQVIVRDASRNYVDTDKRLVVLIGIHDTAVIDTDDALLICNLDSTQQVKNVVEYLQAHNLAQYL from the coding sequence ATGTTACATGCGGTCATTATGGCGGGCGGCATTGGCAGCCGCTTCTGGCCCAAGAGTCGTATCGACCATCCCAAGCAGTTTTTAAAAGTGTTCGGAGAAGCAACCCTGTTGCAGAACACGGTAGCTCGCCTGCAGGGCCTCATACCCCTTGAGCAATGCCATATCGTCACCCACCAGCGCTACGTGGAAAAAACACGCGAGCAATTGCCCACTCTACCCTCCGAAAACATTCTGGCCGAGCCTATCGGACGCAACACGGCCCCCTGCATCACCTATGCTGCCATCAGGCTGCTGGCTCAGGACCCTGATGCGCTCATGGTCGTGCTACCGGCTGACCACGTGATCCGCAATGTGCGGGCTTTCCATGAGACGCTGCGCGTCGCCATTGAAAAAGCTCAAGAACCAGGTACCCTGGTAACCATTGGCATCAAGCCCACCTACCCGGCCACCGGCTACGGCTATATTCAGTTCGAGGGCTCGGCCGAACACCTGTTCGAGGAGCTGCGGCCGTACCGGGTACGGACCTTTGCCGAAAAGCCGGATCTGGCTACAGCCGAACGCTTCCTGGACTCGGGCGACTTCCTCTGGAACAGCGGCATGTTTATCTGGCGTGCCGATGCGATCCTGGCCGAAGTGCAACGCTATCTACCAGATCTCTACGAAGCCTTTGCCCCGCTACAGCAGGCTATTGGCACCCCCGACGAACCCCGGCTCGTCGAACAGGCCTATCAAACCTGCCCCAGCATCTCCATCGACTACGGCGTAATGGAACGCTCCCAGAACGCCTGGGTCGTACCCGGTAATTTCGAGTGGAGTGACGTGGGTGACTGGCGCGCCGTTTACGACCTCAGCCCCAAAGATCAGCTGGGCAATGCGCTCAAGGGACAGGTTATCGTGCGCGACGCCAGCCGAAACTATGTGGATACGGACAAACGCCTCGTGGTACTCATCGGCATCCACGATACCGCCGTCATCGATACCGATGATGCCCTGCTGATCTGTAACCTCGACAGTACCCAGCAGGTGAAAAACGTCGTCGAATACCTCCAGGCCCACAACCTGGCGCAATATCTCTGA
- a CDS encoding TetR/AcrR family transcriptional regulator: protein METPALSRKERERLMRRQAMLEAARAVFAEKGYVDATLDEIAQRAEFGKGTLYNYFPGGKDELFFAVFEEIFAQFRQLIETSFAGASSFREGFEAFLRASFQFFEQHRDMLLLVTRESQRMLVSPDPERAAFFQRHHTAFLQLLTRHIQTAIERGEVRPLPAEAVAHTILGNLHGLAMHRLLKECAVGKPDHHLGTTEEATRFLSTLLLEGLLNRTQSSEAP, encoded by the coding sequence ATGGAAACCCCTGCGCTTTCCCGTAAAGAGCGCGAACGGCTCATGCGTCGACAGGCGATGCTGGAAGCAGCGCGAGCCGTTTTCGCAGAAAAAGGGTATGTCGATGCCACGCTGGACGAAATCGCCCAGCGCGCCGAGTTTGGCAAAGGCACGCTGTACAATTACTTCCCGGGAGGCAAAGACGAGCTGTTTTTTGCTGTCTTTGAAGAGATCTTCGCACAATTCCGTCAATTGATCGAGACGTCCTTTGCCGGGGCTTCCTCATTTCGGGAGGGGTTTGAGGCGTTTCTGCGGGCCAGCTTTCAATTCTTTGAGCAACACCGTGACATGCTTTTGCTCGTCACGCGGGAGTCACAGCGCATGCTTGTCAGCCCCGATCCAGAGCGAGCCGCCTTTTTCCAGCGCCATCATACCGCTTTTCTGCAGCTCCTGACCCGACACATTCAGACAGCCATCGAGCGGGGAGAAGTACGACCATTGCCGGCAGAGGCGGTGGCGCATACCATTCTGGGGAATCTGCACGGGCTGGCTATGCATCGCCTGCTCAAAGAGTGTGCGGTTGGTAAACCGGACCATCATCTCGGTACCACGGAAGAAGCTACCCGCTTTCTTTCGACGCTGCTGCTGGAAGGCTTATTGAACCGAACGCAATCCTCGGAAGCGCCATGA